One genomic region from Leptolyngbya sp. FACHB-261 encodes:
- a CDS encoding type II secretion system protein, which translates to MRNSSSSGFTLTEMLVVGVIIGLLSAVAVPNWLAFVNQRRMSVAQEEILQALQSAQNEAKRVERTTAVQFDLNSDPPLISVNNRWQTLGRGELKAGQLLLTVSSSTFSFNAKGEPVSGQIPFKATVTAPSSKAKRCVVVHTLRGTLQEANGSACD; encoded by the coding sequence GTGAGAAATAGCTCAAGCTCAGGCTTTACGCTTACTGAAATGCTGGTTGTTGGAGTCATTATTGGGCTTCTATCGGCAGTCGCGGTTCCAAACTGGCTTGCCTTCGTGAATCAGCGTCGTATGAGTGTTGCTCAAGAGGAAATTCTGCAAGCCTTGCAAAGCGCTCAGAATGAGGCGAAGCGGGTCGAGCGCACAACAGCAGTTCAATTTGATCTCAACTCAGACCCCCCCCTTATCAGCGTCAACAACCGATGGCAAACATTGGGGCGTGGAGAACTCAAAGCAGGGCAACTGCTGTTAACCGTGAGCAGTAGCACCTTTAGCTTCAACGCCAAGGGAGAGCCAGTGAGTGGTCAAATCCCATTTAAAGCGACGGTAACAGCTCCCAGTAGTAAGGCCAAGCGGTGCGTAGTGGTTCATACGCTTCGGGGCACCCTGCAAGAAGCAAACGGATCTGCTTGTGACTGA
- a CDS encoding SDR family NAD(P)-dependent oxidoreductase: MRKLEGKVALVTGGNSGIGLATAKRFVAEGAYVFITGRRQPELDAAVKEIGKNVTGVQSDVSNLADLDRLFTTIEQEQGHLDVLFANAGGGEIVPLGSITEEHFDKTFNTNVKGLLFTVQKALPLMPEGSSIILNASTASRKGTPAFSVYSATKAAVRSFARNWTLDLKERHIRVNAISPGVVPTPGYNLIGLNDEQVQEFVDSQAVTIPLGRVGTPDEIAKAVVFLASDDSSFVNGIELFVDGGMAQI; the protein is encoded by the coding sequence CACTGCCAAGCGTTTCGTGGCCGAAGGTGCCTATGTTTTCATCACAGGTCGTCGTCAACCTGAACTAGATGCTGCGGTAAAAGAAATTGGTAAAAACGTTACGGGCGTTCAGAGTGATGTCTCCAATCTGGCAGACCTCGATCGCCTATTCACCACAATTGAGCAAGAGCAAGGACATCTCGATGTGCTCTTCGCTAATGCGGGGGGTGGAGAAATCGTCCCACTCGGTTCAATCACCGAAGAACATTTTGACAAAACCTTCAACACCAACGTCAAAGGTCTGCTGTTCACCGTGCAAAAGGCACTACCGCTGATGCCAGAGGGCTCTTCCATTATTCTGAACGCCTCGACTGCTTCTAGGAAAGGCACGCCCGCCTTCAGTGTTTACAGCGCTACTAAAGCCGCCGTGCGCTCTTTTGCTCGCAATTGGACGCTCGACCTCAAAGAGCGTCATATCCGAGTTAACGCCATTAGTCCTGGCGTGGTTCCAACTCCTGGCTACAACCTCATAGGACTGAATGATGAGCAGGTGCAGGAATTCGTGGATAGCCAAGCCGTCACCATTCCTCTAGGACGAGTGGGCACCCCCGATGAAATTGCTAAAGCCGTTGTCTTTCTCGCTTCAGATGACAGTAGTTTTGTCAACGGCATTGAGCTATTTGTTGATGGCGGTATGGCTCAGATTTGA
- a CDS encoding ABC transporter substrate-binding protein, whose protein sequence is MRVRTLVSFFALALVGLIVTVSCTPSPSATTSNAGTSAAASAPVRMGFSAWPGWIPWQIAQDEKLFEANNVTVDLKWFDGYLDSIKALTAGQLDANTQTLNDTISSVAAGSDQVIVLVNDNSTGNDKIIVSEGINQIADLKGKRVAAEEGTVDHFLLLLGMKKEGLTQADIDFQPLETGAAAAAFAAGQLDAVAVFAPFTTQALKRPGSKELFSSKDFPGAVPDHLVVTRQLINERPQDVQGLVNSWFATLDFINSNRDKAYEALAKRANVSVDEYKDYDSGTKIFTIEENLKAFAPGQTPTSLFYSAQQINQFLVESGLAKEAPDISKLFDDQFVKAYAAKAGKT, encoded by the coding sequence ATGAGGGTGCGTACGCTTGTTTCTTTCTTCGCGCTGGCCTTGGTCGGCTTAATTGTAACGGTCAGTTGTACACCGTCCCCATCGGCAACTACTTCAAATGCAGGCACATCCGCAGCCGCTTCTGCGCCTGTACGGATGGGGTTCAGCGCTTGGCCCGGTTGGATTCCCTGGCAGATCGCTCAGGATGAAAAGCTGTTTGAGGCTAACAATGTCACGGTGGATCTCAAGTGGTTTGATGGCTATTTAGATTCGATCAAGGCACTGACCGCTGGGCAATTGGATGCCAACACTCAAACCCTCAATGACACCATTAGCTCGGTGGCTGCTGGTTCCGATCAGGTGATTGTGTTGGTCAATGACAACTCCACCGGCAACGACAAGATCATTGTGAGCGAGGGCATTAATCAAATCGCTGACCTTAAGGGCAAGAGAGTTGCCGCTGAGGAGGGAACTGTCGATCACTTTCTGTTGCTGCTGGGCATGAAGAAGGAAGGTTTAACTCAAGCTGACATTGACTTTCAACCTCTAGAAACAGGGGCAGCCGCAGCAGCTTTTGCCGCTGGCCAGCTGGATGCTGTAGCCGTTTTTGCCCCTTTCACCACTCAAGCCCTCAAGCGACCTGGCAGCAAAGAACTCTTTAGTTCCAAAGACTTTCCGGGTGCTGTTCCTGATCATCTCGTCGTCACTCGTCAGTTGATCAATGAGCGGCCGCAGGATGTTCAAGGGCTGGTCAATAGCTGGTTTGCTACTCTCGATTTCATCAACAGCAATCGTGATAAGGCTTATGAAGCTTTAGCCAAGCGAGCCAATGTTTCAGTAGACGAATACAAAGATTACGATTCGGGTACCAAAATCTTCACTATCGAGGAGAATCTTAAAGCCTTTGCGCCTGGGCAGACTCCGACGTCCTTGTTCTATTCCGCTCAGCAAATTAATCAGTTCTTAGTTGAGAGTGGTCTAGCAAAAGAAGCGCCGGATATCAGCAAGCTCTTCGACGATCAGTTTGTCAAAGCCTATGCTGCCAAGGCAGGCAAAACCTAA
- a CDS encoding DUF302 domain-containing protein, giving the protein MNANNGIINQPSQYSVTATIDRLAAVLQAKGITIFARIDQQVEAEKVGLNLRPTQLLLFGSPKAGTPLMVAEPTIALDLPLKVVGWEASDGKVWLSYNDPLYLKQRFSLSDELVKNIDVITPLIHQALL; this is encoded by the coding sequence ATGAATGCAAATAACGGCATCATCAACCAGCCCAGCCAGTATTCAGTAACTGCAACCATTGATCGATTAGCAGCCGTCCTTCAGGCAAAAGGCATCACCATTTTTGCCCGCATCGATCAACAAGTTGAAGCTGAGAAAGTTGGGCTAAACCTGCGGCCGACGCAGTTGTTATTGTTTGGTAGCCCTAAAGCTGGAACACCGCTCATGGTAGCAGAGCCAACGATTGCCCTGGATTTACCTCTAAAAGTGGTGGGCTGGGAAGCATCTGATGGCAAGGTATGGCTGAGTTACAACGATCCTCTCTACTTAAAACAACGGTTCTCCCTCTCTGATGAGTTGGTTAAGAACATTGATGTCATTACACCGTTAATCCATCAAGCACTTCTCTAA
- a CDS encoding nuclear transport factor 2 family protein, with protein MQSMSQIEAVKTMERLVGSQDWQAATAYFTSDVMYKVGSREPVYGVAGIRDYMEWQNQYALWQGHTLRLQWNYDDIVVIEVDSHFMRLRDQRPITISCTDIYRMSGLQIREWRVYADMSLFFGD; from the coding sequence ATGCAATCAATGTCGCAAATCGAAGCTGTCAAAACGATGGAGCGTCTTGTAGGGTCGCAGGATTGGCAAGCGGCAACCGCATACTTTACCTCTGACGTTATGTACAAGGTCGGCTCACGGGAGCCGGTTTACGGTGTAGCAGGCATCCGGGATTACATGGAATGGCAAAACCAATATGCTCTGTGGCAGGGGCACACGCTGCGACTCCAATGGAACTACGACGACATTGTGGTGATTGAAGTTGACTCACATTTCATGCGATTGCGTGACCAACGCCCAATTACGATATCATGCACTGACATTTACCGTATGAGCGGGTTGCAAATCCGCGAATGGCGTGTCTATGCAGATATGTCCCTGTTTTTTGGGGACTAG
- a CDS encoding agmatinase family protein, with the protein MTEQPLFQQPNSDAPGTEGRRALERETHLPMTGWQQEVSRGLEFGLEAAESIRDRSIPTFSRGELPHFAGINTFLKAPYLEDVRKVGEYDVAVVGVPHDSGTTYRPGTRFGPQGIRRISALYTPYNFELGIDLREQITLCDVGDIFTIPANNEKSFDQISKGISHIFSSGAFPIILGGDHSIGFPTVRGVCRHLGDKKVGIIHFDRHVDTQETDLDERMHTCPWFHATNMANAPAKNLVQLGIGGWQVPRQGVKVCRERATNILTVTDITEIGLDAAVDFALERALDGTDCVYISFDIDCIDAGFVPGTGWPEPGGLLPREALYLLGKIIRRAPVCGLEVVEVSPPYDISDLTSLMATRVICDAMANLVLSGQLPRRQKPDYIHAEAQVVDSPWG; encoded by the coding sequence ATGACCGAACAGCCCCTTTTTCAACAGCCCAATTCCGATGCACCTGGCACTGAGGGTCGTCGTGCACTAGAACGAGAAACCCATCTGCCAATGACGGGCTGGCAGCAAGAGGTGAGCCGAGGCTTAGAGTTCGGTTTAGAAGCCGCCGAAAGCATTCGTGACCGCTCCATCCCAACATTTTCCCGAGGCGAACTCCCTCACTTTGCAGGCATTAACACTTTTCTCAAAGCACCATATTTAGAAGATGTGCGCAAGGTTGGGGAATACGATGTTGCTGTTGTCGGCGTGCCTCACGATTCCGGTACAACCTATCGACCTGGAACGCGCTTTGGACCTCAGGGAATTCGTCGCATTTCAGCCCTTTACACGCCCTATAACTTCGAGCTAGGCATTGATTTGCGCGAACAAATCACCCTCTGTGATGTTGGCGATATCTTTACGATTCCTGCCAACAACGAGAAGTCCTTTGACCAGATTTCCAAAGGGATTTCCCACATCTTCAGCTCCGGAGCCTTCCCAATTATTTTGGGCGGCGATCACTCGATTGGTTTCCCTACAGTTCGTGGTGTTTGTCGGCATCTAGGCGACAAGAAAGTTGGCATCATCCACTTCGATCGCCATGTGGATACTCAGGAAACAGACTTGGACGAACGCATGCATACCTGCCCCTGGTTTCATGCCACCAATATGGCAAATGCGCCTGCAAAAAACTTGGTGCAGTTGGGCATTGGTGGCTGGCAGGTGCCGCGCCAAGGGGTTAAAGTTTGCCGCGAACGGGCTACGAATATTCTCACGGTTACGGACATTACAGAAATCGGGCTGGATGCTGCCGTAGACTTCGCATTAGAGCGTGCTTTAGATGGCACGGATTGTGTCTATATCAGCTTCGATATCGACTGTATCGATGCTGGTTTTGTGCCAGGGACGGGCTGGCCAGAGCCAGGTGGGTTGCTCCCCCGTGAAGCACTCTATCTGTTGGGCAAGATTATCCGGCGGGCTCCGGTTTGCGGTCTTGAGGTGGTGGAAGTTTCACCGCCCTATGACATCAGTGATCTGACTTCGCTGATGGCAACCCGGGTCATTTGTGATGCCATGGCCAATCTGGTTTTGTCGGGTCAACTGCCGCGCCGCCAAAAGCCAGACTATATCCATGCAGAAGCCCAAGTAGTCGATAGTCCTTGGGGGTAA
- a CDS encoding SDR family NAD(P)-dependent oxidoreductase encodes MTLSMDVTDEAQVKAATATGLERFGRIDVLVNNAGFGLLGAIEECSAEEVGSVYRTNVFGLLNVTRAVLPSMRQHRSGHIINFSSIGGYRSAPGWGIYSSTKFAVEGITEALYGELAPLGIHATVVEPGYFRTNFLDSSSLRQSAAQIPDYAGTVGKTRNIAAERNHQQLGDPTKLAPAILQIVNTDEPPLRSRLGTDTLQAIAEKNAYVEQETVKWQTLSESTNYK; translated from the coding sequence TTGACACTCAGCATGGATGTAACCGACGAAGCCCAGGTGAAAGCGGCAACTGCAACAGGGCTGGAAAGATTTGGACGGATTGATGTGCTGGTTAACAATGCCGGATTCGGCTTGCTGGGAGCAATCGAAGAGTGCAGTGCCGAAGAGGTTGGGAGCGTTTATCGAACCAATGTCTTCGGGCTGCTGAATGTCACCCGTGCGGTGCTACCCAGTATGCGCCAGCACCGCTCCGGACATATCATTAATTTCTCGTCGATTGGTGGCTACCGATCCGCCCCAGGGTGGGGCATCTATTCCTCGACCAAGTTTGCAGTTGAAGGCATTACCGAAGCCTTATATGGCGAGTTAGCCCCCTTGGGGATTCACGCTACGGTTGTCGAGCCGGGATACTTCCGCACCAATTTTCTCGATAGCAGTTCGCTACGCCAGAGCGCAGCGCAAATCCCTGATTATGCTGGAACTGTCGGTAAAACTCGGAATATCGCGGCTGAACGCAATCATCAACAACTAGGAGATCCCACTAAGCTCGCCCCAGCCATTCTTCAGATCGTCAACACAGACGAGCCACCCCTAAGGTCGCGTCTAGGCACAGATACACTTCAGGCAATAGCCGAGAAGAACGCTTACGTTGAGCAAGAGACAGTAAAATGGCAAACGCTATCTGAATCTACCAACTACAAGTAA
- a CDS encoding ABC transporter permease has protein sequence MAKPIQNSSALTFQRPQRMLGPSVFWQICEDIPRPLTWLLMALSVCVPFGLWWAVSNSGVVPPLLLPTPLQVWAALQKLASDGSLLQDAGFSLFRVLCGFFLAAMISVPLGVLMGTFASIRALTEPLIGLIRYMPASAFIPLLILYFGLGEVPKILLIFIGTLFFNTLMIMDAVKFVPKEMIETSYTLGGRRSQVLLQVILPFILPNIIDACRVNMAASWNLVIVSELVAATEGLGRRISVAQRFLKTDEMFVGLIVIGLIGVGIDLLFRLLLRFACRWSR, from the coding sequence ATGGCTAAACCGATTCAGAATTCCAGCGCACTCACGTTCCAGCGTCCGCAGCGAATGTTGGGACCATCAGTTTTCTGGCAAATCTGTGAGGACATTCCTCGGCCTTTGACCTGGCTCTTGATGGCTCTGTCAGTCTGTGTTCCCTTTGGTCTGTGGTGGGCGGTTTCAAATTCGGGGGTGGTCCCTCCGTTGTTACTGCCCACCCCCCTTCAGGTTTGGGCAGCTCTGCAAAAGTTAGCCAGTGACGGTAGCCTGCTGCAAGATGCGGGCTTTAGTCTGTTTCGCGTTTTGTGCGGTTTCTTTTTAGCTGCAATGATCTCAGTGCCATTGGGTGTGTTGATGGGGACGTTTGCCAGTATTCGTGCCCTAACTGAGCCGCTCATTGGCCTGATTCGTTACATGCCAGCCTCAGCCTTCATTCCCTTATTAATTCTGTATTTTGGGCTGGGCGAAGTCCCTAAAATTCTGCTCATTTTCATCGGCACTTTGTTTTTCAACACGCTGATGATTATGGATGCGGTCAAGTTTGTACCCAAGGAGATGATCGAAACCTCCTATACCTTGGGTGGTCGTCGCTCCCAAGTTTTACTCCAGGTGATTCTGCCTTTTATTTTGCCCAACATCATTGATGCCTGTCGGGTAAACATGGCGGCATCTTGGAACCTGGTGATTGTTTCTGAATTGGTCGCAGCGACTGAAGGACTAGGACGTCGAATTAGCGTCGCTCAAAGGTTTCTCAAGACTGATGAGATGTTCGTCGGTTTGATTGTGATCGGCTTAATTGGTGTTGGTATCGATTTATTGTTCCGCTTACTGTTGCGCTTTGCCTGTCGTTGGTCACGGTAA
- a CDS encoding DUF4238 domain-containing protein, whose amino-acid sequence MKKTKKQHYVPQFYLRRFTVDGKRLYIFDKLKGEVRGPENIENVAQERFFLRLAIMRYP is encoded by the coding sequence ATGAAAAAGACGAAGAAACAACATTATGTTCCCCAATTCTACTTAAGACGTTTTACCGTTGATGGAAAACGGTTATACATATTCGACAAGTTGAAAGGCGAGGTTCGTGGACCAGAAAACATAGAAAATGTTGCCCAAGAGCGGTTTTTTTTACGACTTGCCATTATGCGATATCCCTAG
- the hypA gene encoding hydrogenase maturation nickel metallochaperone HypA: MHETDMTRALILTVKDWWDAQTEPPRIERIHLTVGKFTCVEPVSLQFSFEVQRQGTFLAETELVIEEIPLVAFCHPCQQSYEPEIGLHYACPQCQSPMEDIRSGRELKIDRLEYCTDSTPSQAYAPNI; the protein is encoded by the coding sequence GTGCACGAAACTGACATGACTAGGGCCTTGATTCTAACGGTCAAGGACTGGTGGGATGCTCAAACTGAGCCTCCCCGTATCGAACGCATTCACTTGACGGTTGGCAAGTTTACCTGTGTTGAGCCTGTAAGTTTGCAATTCAGCTTTGAGGTACAGAGACAGGGAACTTTTCTGGCTGAAACCGAGCTGGTCATTGAAGAGATACCACTCGTTGCCTTCTGTCACCCTTGCCAACAGTCCTATGAACCTGAAATCGGTTTGCATTATGCCTGTCCTCAATGTCAAAGCCCGATGGAAGACATTCGTTCAGGCCGCGAACTGAAGATTGACCGCCTCGAATACTGTACTGATTCGACTCCCTCACAAGCATATGCACCAAACATTTGA
- a CDS encoding glutathione S-transferase family protein, whose translation MSEIELYSAVLCPFAYRARLTLAEKQVPFKLIEIDLQNKPTNFEEISPYGLVPLLKHGKFRIWESAIINEYLEESFPTPPLLPKDLVQRAQARIWINFADVRLFAATHKLLLTLEPLQQAEGVEELSKYLQFVEQEGLQKLSAEEPYWLGAEISLVDLTYYPWFEQVAVLEHFRGFQFPSGLNRLKKWYETVANRESVRAIAKPKEFYLKHYARLQSSASVIS comes from the coding sequence ATGTCTGAGATCGAACTTTATAGCGCGGTTCTTTGTCCCTTCGCCTATCGAGCACGCTTAACTCTAGCCGAGAAACAAGTGCCATTTAAGCTAATCGAAATTGACTTACAAAACAAGCCTACCAACTTTGAGGAAATTTCTCCCTATGGTCTAGTACCCTTACTCAAGCATGGCAAGTTCCGCATATGGGAGTCTGCGATTATTAATGAATATCTGGAGGAATCGTTTCCAACCCCTCCGCTATTACCCAAAGACCTGGTGCAACGTGCCCAAGCGCGAATCTGGATTAATTTTGCCGATGTTCGGTTGTTTGCAGCCACTCATAAATTGTTGCTCACCCTAGAACCACTACAGCAAGCAGAGGGCGTAGAAGAACTAAGCAAGTACTTACAATTTGTTGAGCAAGAGGGATTGCAAAAGTTATCGGCAGAGGAACCTTACTGGTTGGGCGCAGAAATCAGCCTTGTCGATCTGACCTATTACCCTTGGTTTGAACAAGTCGCAGTATTGGAGCATTTTCGTGGATTTCAATTCCCAAGCGGACTTAATCGCCTAAAAAAATGGTACGAAACCGTCGCCAACCGAGAATCAGTTCGGGCAATTGCCAAGCCTAAAGAATTTTATCTCAAACACTATGCGCGGTTACAAAGCTCGGCATCGGTGATTTCTTAG
- a CDS encoding metal-binding protein encodes MPLGRTHDQITLWTLPLISGASYWGTRSGELSLLLSGSYLFAGLMFGGDLDIHSQQYKRWGILRWLWLPYRKSMRHRSFLSHGPVVGTVLRLAYLACWVLPVVLLILWGWYQTQGWLWQWRPIAKAGLALFTTFPLQWLAILVGLELGAMSHSLSDWIGSGLKKLRGPSKKRSASKFRQAERRNRSSKF; translated from the coding sequence ATGCCACTCGGTCGAACCCACGATCAAATCACACTGTGGACTTTGCCCCTGATTTCCGGGGCGAGCTACTGGGGCACCCGAAGTGGCGAACTCTCCCTGCTGCTCAGTGGCAGTTACCTATTCGCAGGTTTGATGTTCGGGGGCGATCTGGATATCCATTCGCAGCAGTACAAACGGTGGGGCATCCTGCGTTGGCTCTGGCTACCCTATCGCAAGAGCATGCGCCATCGCTCCTTTCTGTCCCACGGCCCTGTAGTGGGGACGGTCCTCCGTCTCGCCTACCTAGCCTGCTGGGTACTGCCTGTGGTTCTGCTGATCCTGTGGGGCTGGTACCAAACACAGGGTTGGCTGTGGCAGTGGCGACCCATTGCCAAGGCTGGACTAGCCCTGTTCACCACCTTTCCCTTGCAGTGGCTGGCTATTTTAGTGGGCTTGGAACTGGGAGCCATGAGCCATAGCCTGAGTGACTGGATTGGTTCTGGTCTTAAGAAGCTACGCGGCCCCAGCAAAAAACGGTCTGCTAGCAAATTCCGGCAAGCTGAACGCCGCAACCGATCAAGCAAGTTTTAG
- a CDS encoding DUF4238 domain-containing protein, translating to MLPKSGFFYDLPLCDIPSEAGVDQNSQFIEKALSVMEAEFDAAIEAALRVAQGKGASLEERVLMARFITVQFVRTRSFRNRLIEARTKTQEAVFNTVLQLLAPDLAEKLSVGVDYDKDTASVLHAQQMWDTSFLIKVATGLCYHLWFVGINNTDIPLYTSDSPVVLQSHKAGKKPSIDPLAGPGLTLATIQLTSKLPSPLSEGVEIIFPLTPTYALFMLEHKHFQHLEEKQGRAFRMSPDDVQGANALQVLQSNRQIYSVSNDFGLAQTICATKPEICNPQKDTVGVTATIHNTLNSN from the coding sequence ATGTTGCCCAAGAGCGGTTTTTTTTACGACTTGCCATTATGCGATATCCCTAGTGAAGCTGGTGTTGACCAAAACTCCCAGTTTATAGAAAAAGCGCTTAGCGTCATGGAAGCAGAATTTGATGCCGCAATTGAGGCTGCACTTCGAGTCGCGCAAGGTAAAGGAGCTAGTTTAGAGGAGCGTGTACTCATGGCACGCTTCATAACTGTACAATTTGTACGGACAAGATCATTCCGTAATCGGCTCATTGAGGCGAGGACGAAGACTCAGGAAGCAGTTTTCAATACTGTATTGCAATTACTGGCTCCTGATCTTGCAGAAAAGCTTAGTGTAGGAGTCGATTACGATAAAGATACTGCTTCGGTACTTCATGCCCAACAAATGTGGGACACAAGCTTTTTAATTAAAGTTGCAACAGGTTTGTGCTATCATCTGTGGTTTGTTGGTATCAACAATACAGACATACCCCTGTACACTTCCGATAGCCCTGTAGTGCTGCAATCTCACAAAGCAGGGAAGAAACCATCGATTGATCCGCTTGCTGGTCCGGGCCTCACTTTAGCCACAATCCAACTAACATCGAAGCTGCCAAGCCCACTATCAGAGGGCGTAGAGATAATTTTCCCTCTTACTCCGACCTACGCTCTTTTTATGCTAGAGCACAAGCACTTTCAACACCTAGAAGAAAAGCAAGGCAGGGCATTCAGGATGAGCCCAGACGATGTACAAGGCGCTAATGCCTTGCAGGTTTTACAAAGTAATCGACAAATATATAGCGTATCGAATGATTTCGGCTTGGCGCAAACAATTTGTGCTACGAAGCCGGAGATTTGCAATCCACAAAAGGATACTGTTGGAGTTACAGCAACAATACACAATACTCTTAACTCAAACTAA
- a CDS encoding SDR family oxidoreductase, translating into MAFLNAVFDQKQIEALTPLGRIGQPQDIAPAAVFFASSDSAWITGETLVIAGGIH; encoded by the coding sequence TTGGCTTTTCTAAACGCTGTTTTTGACCAAAAACAAATTGAAGCGCTAACCCCACTGGGTCGCATCGGACAGCCGCAGGACATTGCCCCTGCGGCTGTCTTCTTCGCATCCTCCGATTCAGCCTGGATCACTGGCGAAACGCTGGTCATCGCGGGTGGTATTCATTGA
- a CDS encoding ABC transporter ATP-binding protein has translation MQLEVRQLYKQFKTRLNPLAVLRDINLHIAEGELVCAVGASGSGKSTLLRLIAGLDTPTAGEIRVDGVSVAGPGPDRGMVFQSYTLYPWMTVAENVGFGLKLQGAPSTLRRQQIAYYLEVVGLSQFAQALPRELSGGMKQRVAIARALASQPKILLMDEPFGALDVQTKEAMQQFLLHVWRQTSTTIFMITHDVEEAVFLSQRLYVLTSRPGSIKAEFSFDWPAERTYQIKRSSRFLETKENVMDLLRAETEEAVLVH, from the coding sequence ATGCAGTTAGAAGTTCGTCAACTCTACAAGCAATTCAAGACTCGGCTTAACCCTCTAGCAGTCCTGAGAGATATCAATTTGCACATCGCAGAAGGGGAACTAGTTTGTGCCGTTGGTGCCTCTGGTTCTGGAAAGTCTACGCTGCTGCGTCTGATTGCCGGGTTAGATACACCCACTGCCGGTGAAATTCGGGTGGACGGTGTTTCAGTAGCGGGGCCAGGGCCAGATCGGGGCATGGTCTTTCAGAGCTACACGCTCTACCCCTGGATGACGGTTGCTGAAAATGTTGGCTTTGGCTTGAAGTTGCAGGGTGCGCCCTCCACCTTGCGACGCCAGCAAATTGCCTACTATTTGGAGGTGGTAGGTTTATCTCAATTTGCCCAGGCTCTACCCCGTGAATTATCGGGTGGCATGAAGCAACGCGTAGCGATTGCTCGAGCTTTGGCTTCTCAGCCCAAGATTCTGCTGATGGATGAGCCTTTCGGAGCCTTGGACGTGCAAACGAAGGAAGCCATGCAACAGTTTCTCTTACATGTGTGGCGACAGACCAGCACGACTATTTTTATGATTACCCACGACGTTGAGGAAGCTGTTTTTCTCTCGCAGCGCCTCTATGTGCTCACCTCACGTCCGGGCAGCATTAAAGCAGAATTTAGTTTTGACTGGCCTGCGGAACGCACCTATCAAATCAAGCGTTCTAGTCGCTTCCTAGAAACGAAAGAGAACGTGATGGATCTACTGCGGGCGGAAACAGAAGAGGCTGTTCTGGTTCACTAG
- the hypB gene encoding hydrogenase nickel incorporation protein HypB: MHQTFDAALGINLLHANQRGADHNRAHFDQWGITCFNLMSSPGAGKTALLEKTLAALSQDLKIAVIEGDMTTELDAERLRQYGVPVMAINTGRACHLDAKMVAGGLHQLAQEYVPAEFDLVLVENVGNLVCPAEFEVGEHAKVALLSLTEGEDKPLKYPIMFQEADCLLITKLDLAPYLDIDLARIEANVRQINPDVTLIPVSTKTGEGLDCWFSWVRSQVASQTTLRLEARPLEAKPDALIASPH; the protein is encoded by the coding sequence ATGCACCAAACATTTGACGCAGCCCTGGGCATCAACTTGCTGCACGCTAATCAGCGGGGCGCTGACCACAATCGAGCCCATTTTGATCAGTGGGGCATTACTTGCTTCAATCTCATGAGTAGCCCTGGTGCAGGTAAAACAGCGCTGCTCGAAAAGACCCTGGCTGCTTTAAGTCAAGATCTCAAGATCGCCGTAATCGAAGGCGATATGACCACGGAGCTAGACGCTGAGCGGTTGCGTCAATATGGAGTGCCTGTAATGGCTATCAATACCGGGCGTGCCTGCCATTTGGACGCCAAGATGGTGGCGGGTGGGCTCCATCAACTGGCCCAGGAGTACGTTCCTGCTGAGTTTGATTTAGTCTTGGTCGAAAATGTCGGCAATTTAGTTTGTCCTGCTGAATTTGAGGTAGGCGAACATGCCAAGGTTGCCCTGTTAAGTTTGACCGAAGGCGAAGATAAACCCCTGAAGTACCCAATCATGTTTCAGGAGGCAGACTGCTTGCTAATCACCAAACTAGATCTGGCCCCCTATCTCGATATTGATCTGGCTCGTATTGAAGCCAATGTGCGACAGATCAATCCAGATGTCACGCTGATTCCAGTTTCAACCAAAACCGGTGAAGGTTTAGATTGCTGGTTTAGCTGGGTGCGGTCACAGGTTGCAAGTCAAACAACCTTGCGTCTAGAAGCTAGGCCATTAGAAGCCAAACCAGACGCTCTGATTGCCTCACCGCATTGA